The DNA segment CAGGGCCTCGTCTTCGATCGCGCGCTGGGCCGTCTGCGGCTGAAGCGCGCGCTGGCCGGCGGCTATCCGGATTTCCTGCTGCAACGCGCGGCAGGCGACCTCGCGGAGCGGCTTGGCGCCGTGCTGCGGCAGTTTGCCGTCGCGGCCGATCTCGGCACGCCCCTGCCTGTCGTCGCGCCCATCCTCGCGGGCAGGGCCGGCCGGCTCTGGCGGATGGCCGAGGCGGAAGGGGCGCCGGCCGATCTCGTCGGCGATCTCGAAGGCCTGCCCTTCGCGGCGGAAACGCTTGATCTCGCCGTCTCGCTGCTGGCGCTGCACGGCATCAACGACCTGCCGGGCGCGCTCGTCCAGATCAGGCGGGCCTTGCGGCCGGATGGGCTGTTCATGGGCTGCCTGCTCGGCGGGCGGAGCTTGCAGGAACTCAGGCAGGCTCTGCTCGAGGCCGAGAGCGAGACGATGGGCGGCGTCAGCCCGCGCGTCGCGCCGTTCGCGGATCTGCGCGACCTCGGCGGTCTCCTGCAGCGGGCGGGCTTCGCCTTGCCGGTCGTCGACAGCGAAATTGTGACGGTGCGCTACCCTGACGCCTTCGGGCTGCTCGGCGACCTCAGGGCGATGGGCTGGGCCAATGCGCTCGTCGCGCGGCGCAAGGCACCGCTCAGGCGCGAGACGCTGCTGCGGGCAGCCGCGCTCTATGCCGAGCGCTTCGCCGATCCCGACGGGCGGCTGCCGGCGACCTTCGAGTTCGTCTGGCTCTCCGGCTGGGCCCCGCATGAGAGCCAGCAGAAGCCCTTGCGGCCGGGCTCGGCCAAGGCGCGGCTGGCGGATGCGCTCGGCGTGCCGGAGATCAGGGCCGGCGAGAAGCCGGTAGGCTGACGATACGGGAGGGCTGCCTGCGTCGCATGCCGTTGTCTCACGCGCTAAGGCAGGCTATGCCCCAGCCAGCCCCTTGCCGGACCGCCAGGAACCCTGAGCACGTGATTCCGAACGACATCAAGATCACCCCGCAGCTCGTCGCCGAGCACGGCCTGAAGCCGGACGAGTACCAGCGCTTCCTGCATCTGATCGGACGCGAGCCGACGATCACCGAGCTCGGCATCGTCTCGGCGATGTGGAACGAGCACTGCTCCTACAAATCCTCGAAGATCCACCTCAAGACCCTGCCGACCCGCGCTCCTTGGGTGATCCAGGGGCCGGGCGAGAATGCCGGCGTGATCGATATCGGCGACGGCACGGCGATCGTCTTCAAGATGGAGAGCCACAATCACCCCTCCTTCATCGAGCCCTATCAGGGCGCGACGACGGGGGTGGGCGGCATCCTGCGCGACGTCTTCACCATGGGCGCGCGGCCGATCGCGGTGCTCGACGCGCTGCGCTTCGGCGCGCCCGAGCATCCCAGGACCCGCCATCTCGTTTCCGGCGTCGTCGCCGGCATCGGCGGCTACGGCAATTCCTTCGGCGTGCCGAATGTCGGCGGTGCCACCGGCTTCCACTCACGCTATGATGGCAACATCCTGGTCAACGCCATGGCGGTCGGCATCGCGAAGGCCGACGAGATCTTCTACGCCAAGGCGTCGGGCGTCGGTAAGGCGATCGTCTATCTCGGCTCCAAGACCGGCCGCGACGGCATCCACGGCGCGACCATGGCCTCGGCCGAGTTCGACGACAAGTCGCAGGAGAAGCGCCCGACCGTGCAGGTCGGCGACCCCTTCGCCGAAAAGCTCCTGCTCGAGGCATGCCTCGAGATCATGGCCGCCGGCCATGTCGACGCGATCCAGGACATGGGCGCGGCCGGGCTGACCTGCTCGGCCGTCGAGATGGGCGCCAAGGGCGATCTCGGCGTCGAGCTCGACCTCGACAAGGTGCCCTGCCGCGAGGAGGGCATGAGCGCCTATGAGATGATGCTGTCGGAGAGCCAGGAGCGCATGCTCATGGTGATCAAGCCGGGCCATGAGGCGGCGGCCGAGGCGATCTTCCGCAGATGGGGGCTCGATTTCGCGGTGATCGGCCACACCACCGACAGCTTGCGCTTCGTCGTCAGGCACCAGGGCGAGGTCATGGCCGACCTGCCGATCAAGGAGCTCGGCGACGAGGCGCCCGAATACGACCGGCCCTGGATCGAGACCGCGCCGCAGCAGGCCGTGGCGGCCGAGGCCGTGACGCCGCCCTGCGGCAATGCCGAGGCGCTGAAGCGGCTCGTCGGCTCGCCGGACCTTTCCTCCAAGCGCTGGATCTGGGAGCAGTACGACACGCTGATCCTCGGCAATTCGGCGGTGACGCCCGGCGGCGATGCCGGCCTGATCCGCATCGAGGACGGGCCGAAGGGGCTCGCCATGACCGCCGACGTGACGCCGCGCTATTGCGAGGCCGATCCCTTCGAGGGCGGCAAGCAGGCGGTCGCCGAAGCCTGGCGCAACCTGACGGCGGTGGGCGCGACCCCGCTCGCGATCACCGACAACCTCAATTTCGGCAATCCGGAGAAGCCCGAGGTGATGGGCCAGCTCGTCGGCTGCATCCGCGGCATCGGTGAGGCCTGCAAGGCGCTAGACTTCCCTGTCGTCTCCGGCAACGTCTCGCTCTACAACGAGACCAACGGCGTCTCGATCCTGCCGACCCCGACGATCGGCGGCGTCGGCGTCATGGCCGATGTGACGAAGCACGCCACCATCGCCTTCAAGGCGCAGGGCGAGGCGATCGTCCTGATCGGCGAAACGCAGGGCTGGCTCGGGCAGAGCGCCTATCTCGCCACCGTCTGCGGCCGCGAGGAAGGGGCGCCGCCGCCGGTCGATCTTGCCGTCGAGCGCCGCAACGGCGATTTCGTGCGCGGGCTGATCACCGCCGGCAGGGTCACGGCCTGCCACGACCTGTCGGATGGCGGTTTGGCGGTCGCGCTGGCCGAGATGGCGATGGCCGGGGGCATGGGTGCCACCGTCGAGACGCTGCCGGCGGGCCCCGCCCATGCCGCGCTCTTCGGCGAGGATCAGGCGCGCTATATCGTCACGGTGGCGGGGGCCCAGGCCGATGCGCTCGTGGCGGAGGCGAAGGCGGCCGGCGTGCCGGCGCTCGCCATCGGCCGCACCGGGGGGGCTCAGCTCGAGCTTCCGGGCGAGCCGGCGCTCGCGGTTGCCGAGCTGCGCAAGGTTCATGAAGACTGGCTGCCGGCCTATATGGCCGGCAAGGCGGCCTGAG comes from the Bosea sp. (in: a-proteobacteria) genome and includes:
- a CDS encoding class I SAM-dependent methyltransferase encodes the protein MSDQGLVFDRALGRLRLKRALAGGYPDFLLQRAAGDLAERLGAVLRQFAVAADLGTPLPVVAPILAGRAGRLWRMAEAEGAPADLVGDLEGLPFAAETLDLAVSLLALHGINDLPGALVQIRRALRPDGLFMGCLLGGRSLQELRQALLEAESETMGGVSPRVAPFADLRDLGGLLQRAGFALPVVDSEIVTVRYPDAFGLLGDLRAMGWANALVARRKAPLRRETLLRAAALYAERFADPDGRLPATFEFVWLSGWAPHESQQKPLRPGSAKARLADALGVPEIRAGEKPVG